Proteins encoded together in one Halalkaliarchaeum sp. AArc-CO window:
- the rqcH gene encoding ribosome rescue protein RqcH, which translates to MDPKQELSSIDLAALVTELHRYEGAKVDKAYLYGDDLLRLKLRDFDRGRVELLAEVGDVKRVHVSDPERVPDAPGRPPNFAKMLRNRIAGADLTGVDQYEFDRILVFEFEREDADTTLVVELFGEGNVAVLDENGEVIGSLETLRLKSRTVAPGAQYEFPSSRLNPLTVGFDHFSRRMDESDSDVVRTLATQLNLGGLYAEEVCARAGIEKTTPITEADEQLYRAVYDALSQLRERLSSGEFDPRVYLEAADDGDGRVVDVTPFPLTERESQSLQSETYDSFNAALDSYFHRLELADGDEADAGDEGPKLEEEIARKRRIIDQQEGAIEGFEEDANRERRRAELLYENYDLVDEVLSTVQSAREEGVPWETIEEKFSTGADRGIPAAEAVVDVDGSEGTVTLELEGERVTVEADVGVERNADLLYQEAKRIEGKKEGALEAIQETREELERLEERKTRRERGELEADDRDGPDGEEGDKEDRSPDWLARSSIPIRESEEWYERFRWFHTSDGFLVIGGRKADQNEELVKKYMESNDRFFHAQAHGGPVTVLKATGPSERSREVEFPETSLEEAARFAVSYSSVWKDGRGAGDAYAVSPEQVSKTPESGEYLEKGGFVIRGDRTYYRDVPAEIAVGVQVEPQSRVLGGPPSAIEPRTATIIRLRPGKYAQNDAAMLCYREFKDRFTDQSFVRKVASADRIQEFLPPGGSQLEM; encoded by the coding sequence ATGGATCCGAAGCAGGAGCTGTCGAGCATCGACCTCGCAGCCCTCGTCACCGAACTGCACCGCTACGAGGGTGCGAAGGTCGACAAGGCGTATCTGTACGGCGACGATCTGCTCCGTCTGAAGCTTCGGGACTTCGATCGCGGGCGCGTCGAACTCCTCGCCGAGGTCGGCGACGTAAAGCGCGTACACGTCTCCGATCCCGAACGCGTTCCGGACGCGCCCGGTCGGCCGCCCAACTTCGCGAAGATGCTGCGCAACCGGATCGCCGGGGCGGATCTGACCGGGGTCGACCAGTACGAGTTCGACCGCATTCTCGTCTTCGAGTTCGAACGCGAGGATGCGGACACCACCCTCGTCGTAGAGCTGTTCGGCGAGGGCAACGTCGCCGTCCTCGACGAAAACGGCGAGGTGATCGGCTCGCTGGAGACGCTCCGGCTCAAATCCCGAACGGTCGCGCCGGGCGCCCAGTACGAGTTCCCGTCCTCCCGGCTCAACCCCCTGACGGTGGGCTTCGATCACTTTTCCCGACGGATGGACGAGTCCGACAGCGACGTGGTCCGCACGCTCGCGACACAGCTCAACCTCGGCGGCCTCTACGCCGAGGAGGTGTGCGCCCGGGCTGGGATCGAGAAGACGACGCCCATAACGGAGGCCGACGAACAGCTGTACCGGGCGGTGTACGACGCGCTGTCACAGCTCCGAGAGCGGCTGTCGTCCGGCGAGTTCGATCCACGGGTGTACCTCGAGGCAGCCGACGACGGAGACGGACGCGTCGTCGACGTGACGCCGTTCCCGCTCACGGAGCGGGAGTCACAGTCCCTGCAAAGCGAGACGTACGACTCCTTCAACGCCGCCCTCGACAGCTACTTCCATCGGCTGGAACTCGCGGATGGAGACGAGGCCGACGCCGGCGACGAGGGTCCAAAACTCGAGGAAGAGATCGCCCGCAAGCGACGGATTATCGACCAGCAAGAGGGTGCGATCGAGGGGTTCGAGGAGGACGCGAATCGGGAGCGGCGGCGCGCGGAACTGCTGTATGAAAACTACGACCTCGTCGACGAGGTGCTCTCGACGGTCCAGTCTGCCCGCGAGGAGGGAGTTCCGTGGGAGACGATCGAAGAGAAGTTCTCGACGGGTGCCGACCGGGGGATTCCGGCGGCCGAGGCCGTCGTCGACGTCGACGGCAGCGAGGGAACCGTGACGCTCGAACTCGAAGGGGAGCGTGTCACCGTCGAGGCGGACGTCGGTGTCGAGCGCAACGCCGACCTGCTGTACCAGGAGGCAAAGCGGATCGAAGGGAAAAAGGAGGGCGCCCTCGAGGCGATCCAGGAGACGCGCGAGGAGCTCGAACGTCTCGAAGAGCGCAAAACGCGGCGCGAACGCGGGGAGCTGGAGGCCGACGATCGGGACGGACCCGACGGAGAGGAGGGTGACAAAGAGGATCGCTCTCCCGACTGGCTCGCGCGGTCGTCAATCCCGATCCGGGAGTCCGAGGAGTGGTACGAGCGGTTCCGGTGGTTCCACACCAGCGACGGGTTCCTCGTGATCGGTGGGCGAAAGGCCGACCAGAACGAGGAGCTCGTCAAGAAATACATGGAGTCGAACGATCGCTTCTTCCACGCACAGGCCCATGGCGGTCCGGTGACGGTTCTCAAAGCGACCGGGCCGAGCGAACGCTCCCGGGAGGTCGAGTTCCCGGAGACGAGCCTCGAGGAGGCGGCACGGTTTGCAGTCTCCTACTCTTCGGTCTGGAAGGACGGCCGCGGTGCGGGGGACGCGTACGCGGTCTCGCCCGAACAGGTGTCGAAGACCCCCGAAAGCGGCGAGTACCTCGAAAAGGGCGGGTTCGTGATCCGGGGGGATCGGACGTACTACCGCGACGTGCCCGCCGAAATAGCGGTCGGCGTGCAGGTCGAACCGCAGTCGCGGGTGCTCGGCGGCCCGCCGAGCGCGATCGAACCCCGGACGGCAACGATCATCCGTCTCCGTCCGGGCAAATACGCGCAGAACGACGCCGCGATGCTGTGTTACCGGGAGTTCAAGGACCGGTTCACCGATCAATCGTTCGTCCGCAAGGTCGCCAGCGCCGACCGGATCCAGGAGTTCCTTCCACCCGGAGGAAGTCAACTCGAGATGTGA
- a CDS encoding ferredoxin: protein MVTVEVDQDLCIGDEICASTVPDVFEMDDMDGLAHVVDGMEELDEESLIEMAREAEQACPVDAITVSE from the coding sequence ATGGTAACTGTCGAAGTCGATCAAGACCTGTGTATTGGCGATGAAATCTGTGCCTCGACCGTGCCGGACGTCTTCGAGATGGACGACATGGACGGGCTCGCGCACGTCGTCGACGGCATGGAGGAGCTCGACGAGGAATCGCTCATCGAGATGGCCCGGGAGGCCGAGCAGGCCTGTCCGGTCGACGCGATCACCGTCTCCGAGTAA
- a CDS encoding DUF4013 domain-containing protein, translating to MLRDALAVLPRSDDGIGTAIVGGVLLFLTVVFVPLWLGLLVVTPLAVLLAPIALAPALVLRGYYVRVIQSGLAGDTSVPSFVGWGGLYRAGVASVLLSIVLLLPAVLLVALGAAAGAVIQLGRVDLGGMAEPVYAVSIGFVAVLLIGYLLAFLYVRPAALACFAATGRLAAGLSPRRNLRVAFSGGFATGWLVAMFVTLAGLVLVGPFLAVLVGFPLLFVVRVVAHNLYGRGASETLDCTAASDASGEPVAVDAAEEADPVAAETHGELPSEPTPDVQVGRRVPLTASDVLSRAASREGESISDESSDTAGSRAAGDDSGSFEWADVDEE from the coding sequence ATGCTCCGGGACGCGCTGGCGGTGCTTCCCCGTTCCGACGACGGGATCGGGACGGCGATCGTCGGCGGAGTGCTGCTGTTCCTGACCGTCGTCTTCGTTCCGCTGTGGCTCGGGTTGCTGGTCGTCACACCGCTTGCCGTTCTCCTGGCGCCGATCGCGCTCGCGCCGGCGCTTGTCCTGCGCGGCTACTACGTGCGGGTGATACAAAGCGGGCTCGCGGGGGACACGAGCGTTCCATCGTTCGTCGGGTGGGGCGGGCTCTATCGGGCCGGCGTCGCCAGCGTGCTGCTTTCGATCGTATTGCTCCTTCCGGCAGTTCTCCTCGTCGCGCTCGGCGCCGCGGCAGGTGCGGTCATCCAGCTCGGGCGGGTCGACCTCGGCGGGATGGCAGAACCCGTCTACGCGGTCTCGATCGGGTTCGTCGCCGTGCTCCTGATCGGCTACCTGCTCGCGTTCCTGTACGTCCGTCCGGCCGCGCTCGCCTGCTTTGCGGCTACCGGACGGCTCGCGGCCGGACTGTCGCCTCGGCGGAACCTCCGCGTGGCTTTCTCCGGCGGATTCGCCACGGGCTGGTTGGTCGCGATGTTCGTCACGCTGGCCGGGCTGGTCCTCGTCGGACCGTTCCTGGCCGTCCTCGTTGGGTTCCCGCTTTTGTTCGTCGTCCGGGTGGTCGCGCACAACCTGTACGGGCGTGGGGCGAGCGAGACGCTGGATTGTACGGCTGCAAGCGACGCGAGCGGGGAGCCGGTCGCCGTCGACGCGGCGGAGGAAGCCGATCCGGTCGCCGCAGAGACGCACGGGGAACTTCCCTCCGAACCGACCCCAGACGTCCAGGTGGGACGACGGGTTCCGCTCACTGCAAGCGACGTGCTCTCGCGTGCTGCGTCGCGGGAGGGTGAGTCGATTTCGGACGAGTCGTCCGACACAGCCGGGTCCCGGGCGGCGGGTGACGATTCCGGATCGTTCGAGTGGGCTGACGTCGACGAGGAGTGA
- a CDS encoding DUF4013 domain-containing protein, producing MFGDAISYPRTNDDWLPTIAIGGILLILQFLLIPIILVQGYYVRVLRGVSSGESTAPSFTDWGDLFVDGLKLFVVGLGYGLLIGIPVLVLSAIGGGAGAAIGEGAGAVIGLIVGLIALGYAIVVSYVVPAAVTNFAVEDSIGAAFEFGTLREIVTTAEYARGILFGVFVAIVGGLVGSLLSFLLIGIFVLFYVQIAVYYCFAQGYADGRDAAGLPRPA from the coding sequence ATGTTCGGAGACGCGATTTCGTATCCACGGACGAACGACGACTGGCTCCCGACGATCGCGATCGGTGGGATCCTGTTGATTCTCCAGTTCCTGTTGATTCCGATCATCCTCGTGCAGGGTTATTACGTCCGCGTGCTCCGCGGCGTATCCAGTGGAGAATCGACGGCCCCGTCGTTCACGGACTGGGGCGACCTCTTCGTGGACGGGCTCAAACTCTTCGTCGTCGGGCTCGGCTACGGGCTGTTGATCGGGATCCCAGTGCTCGTGCTCTCGGCGATCGGTGGCGGCGCCGGCGCTGCCATCGGCGAAGGGGCTGGCGCGGTAATCGGGCTGATCGTGGGCCTGATCGCGCTCGGCTACGCGATCGTCGTCTCGTACGTCGTCCCCGCGGCGGTCACCAACTTCGCAGTCGAGGATTCGATCGGTGCTGCCTTCGAGTTCGGCACGCTCCGTGAGATCGTGACGACCGCCGAGTACGCCCGCGGGATCCTGTTCGGGGTTTTCGTCGCGATCGTGGGCGGGCTCGTCGGAAGCCTCCTCAGCTTCCTGCTCATCGGGATCTTCGTCCTGTTTTACGTCCAGATTGCCGTCTACTACTGCTTCGCCCAGGGGTACGCCGACGGACGGGACGCCGCTGGGCTTCCCCGTCCCGCCTAA
- a CDS encoding mRNA surveillance protein pelota translates to MRIVQRGHGEEGRERITVVPETVDDLWHLSHVLEPGDLVEGDTTRRIQRDEENLRDTGGQREHLHVTIELEDVEFARFANRLRVGGVIVGCSREDQLGHHHTLNVEEHDEITVEKVFKPDQIDRLEEAEGAAENPEVAIATVEEGAASIHTVQQYGTEEYASITRPTGKGEYARPRAELFSELGEALSHLDPDAIILAGPGFTKGDAHKYVDENYPELSDRISVVDTASVGDRGVHEVLKRGAVEEVQTETRIAREAELIDELTERIAEGEKASYGPEAVAEAAEFGAVETLLVLDERLRTERHGEGDWEIDADEVIERAEQQGGEVVVFSSEFAPGEQLKNLGGIAALLRYRLQ, encoded by the coding sequence ATGCGCATCGTCCAGCGCGGCCATGGGGAAGAGGGCCGCGAACGAATCACAGTCGTGCCCGAGACGGTCGACGACCTGTGGCACCTCTCGCACGTCCTCGAACCAGGGGACCTCGTCGAGGGTGACACGACCCGCCGCATCCAGCGCGACGAGGAGAACCTCCGGGACACCGGCGGCCAGCGGGAACACCTGCACGTCACCATCGAACTCGAGGACGTGGAGTTCGCCAGGTTCGCAAACAGGCTCCGGGTCGGGGGAGTCATCGTGGGCTGCTCTCGGGAGGACCAGCTCGGCCACCACCACACGCTCAACGTCGAGGAGCACGACGAGATCACCGTCGAGAAGGTCTTCAAACCCGACCAGATCGACCGGCTCGAGGAGGCGGAAGGTGCCGCAGAGAACCCCGAGGTCGCCATCGCGACCGTCGAGGAGGGGGCCGCTTCGATCCACACCGTCCAGCAGTACGGCACTGAAGAGTACGCATCGATTACGCGACCGACGGGCAAAGGCGAGTACGCGAGGCCGCGCGCGGAGCTGTTCTCCGAACTCGGGGAGGCGCTGTCGCATCTGGATCCCGACGCGATCATCCTCGCCGGACCGGGATTCACGAAGGGTGACGCCCACAAGTACGTCGACGAGAACTATCCGGAGCTCTCCGACCGCATTTCGGTGGTCGACACCGCGAGCGTCGGCGACCGCGGCGTCCACGAGGTGCTCAAGCGGGGCGCGGTCGAGGAGGTCCAGACGGAGACCCGGATCGCCCGCGAGGCCGAACTGATCGACGAGCTCACCGAGCGGATCGCGGAGGGGGAGAAAGCCTCCTACGGCCCCGAGGCGGTGGCCGAGGCGGCGGAGTTCGGCGCGGTCGAAACGCTGCTCGTGCTCGACGAGCGGCTCAGAACCGAACGACACGGCGAGGGCGACTGGGAAATCGACGCCGACGAGGTCATCGAGCGGGCCGAACAGCAAGGGGGCGAGGTCGTCGTGTTCTCCTCGGAGTTCGCCCCCGGCGAACAGCTGAAGAACCTCGGCGGGATCGCCGCTCTGCTCAGATACCGACTCCAATGA
- a CDS encoding ornithine cyclodeaminase family protein, with amino-acid sequence MTEALFLRSDEVADLATPAEYVDAVREAYRQRGNGAPAEPRTKLVAENPPGMFTGYAAVLPETGAMGGYMYSAGFGAGDAWFVTPLFDAETGEPLAIVDGASMNPFKTGAAGAVGVDALAREDATDLAIIGSGAQARGQLKATVTVREFEHVRVYSPTPDNREAFAAETDDLVDPAVEPVESAAAALDGADVVVTATNASEPVIADADVEPGTHVTAMGQYTPGKTELEPETIARAKYVPDLRDRATQDAGSFLAALEAKLIDEDHVHAELGEIVAGVEPGRTDPDEVTVFDSGGTGIETTAGAYLLYRRAREAGRGTEIDFAPASEALTGK; translated from the coding sequence ATGACCGAAGCGCTGTTCCTTCGAAGCGACGAGGTGGCCGATCTCGCAACGCCGGCAGAGTACGTCGACGCGGTGCGGGAGGCGTATCGACAGCGCGGCAACGGGGCCCCCGCCGAACCGCGGACGAAACTCGTAGCGGAGAATCCGCCTGGGATGTTCACCGGGTACGCTGCCGTGTTGCCTGAGACGGGAGCCATGGGCGGGTACATGTACTCGGCCGGGTTCGGGGCGGGCGACGCCTGGTTCGTCACGCCGCTTTTCGACGCCGAAACAGGGGAGCCGCTCGCGATCGTCGACGGGGCGTCGATGAACCCCTTCAAGACCGGCGCAGCCGGCGCTGTCGGTGTCGACGCGCTCGCCCGCGAGGACGCCACCGACCTGGCGATCATCGGCTCGGGTGCGCAGGCGCGTGGTCAACTAAAGGCGACGGTGACGGTCCGGGAGTTCGAGCACGTCCGGGTGTACTCGCCGACGCCGGACAACCGGGAAGCGTTCGCCGCAGAGACGGACGACCTCGTCGATCCGGCTGTCGAGCCAGTCGAGTCGGCAGCTGCGGCCCTCGATGGGGCCGACGTCGTCGTCACGGCGACGAACGCCTCCGAACCGGTGATTGCCGACGCCGACGTCGAACCTGGCACCCACGTGACGGCGATGGGGCAGTACACGCCCGGCAAAACCGAACTCGAGCCGGAGACGATCGCGCGGGCGAAATACGTCCCCGACCTCCGGGATCGGGCGACCCAGGACGCCGGTTCGTTTCTGGCGGCACTGGAAGCGAAACTGATCGACGAAGACCACGTCCACGCCGAACTCGGGGAGATCGTCGCCGGGGTCGAACCCGGCCGCACGGACCCCGATGAGGTGACGGTGTTCGACTCCGGCGGGACCGGGATCGAAACGACCGCCGGGGCGTATCTGCTGTACCGGCGTGCCCGGGAGGCCGGACGCGGCACCGAGATCGATTTCGCACCCGCAAGCGAGGCGCTCACCGGGAAGTAG